A window from Phoenix dactylifera cultivar Barhee BC4 unplaced genomic scaffold, palm_55x_up_171113_PBpolish2nd_filt_p 000882F, whole genome shotgun sequence encodes these proteins:
- the LOC108511703 gene encoding germin-like protein 3-7, with the protein MESPLNVLSPFFLYLCLLLALFQAPTPCISDPNPLQDFCIRTSPAGQSAATCKAASAVVSDDFFFDGLTKEGNTSNSFGAGLTQATHVQFPGLNTLGIAMARIDLAPGGLNPPHTHPRGSELVMVLKGAVLVGFVSGDNVLYQKVVRRGELFIVPKGLVHFQKNTGKGKAIVIVVFDSQFPGIVPAPFALFGTKPAIDSQLLAKAFKVDGEVVTSLLSNFGN; encoded by the coding sequence atggAAAGCCCATTGAACGTTTTATCTCCCTTCTTCCTCTACCTCTGCCTTCTGTTAGCACTGTTTCAAGCCCCCACCCCATGTATTTCCGACCCCAACCCTCTCCAGGACTTCTGCATCCGCACATCGCCGGCAGGCCAATCCGCCGCCACCTGCAAGGCTGCTTCCGCCGTCGTGTCCGACGATTTCTTCTTCGATGGCCTGACCAAGGAAGGCAACACTAGCAATTCCTTTGGCGCAGGCTTAACACAAGCGACCCACGTCCAGTTCCCGGGCCTCAACACGCTTGGGATCGCTATGGCTCGCATCGACTTGGCCCCCGGTGGTCTGAACCCGCCGCACACCCATCCTCGTGGCTCCGAGCTGGTGATGGTCCTCAAGGGAGCGGTGCTCGTTGGGTTTGTGAGCGGTGACAACGTGCTGTACCAGAAGGTGGTGAGGCGAGGAGAGCTGTTCATCGTTCCCAAGGGGCTCGTCCACTTCCAAAAGAACACGGGGAAGGGCAAAGCTATCGTGATCGTTGTATTCGATAGCCAGTTCCCAGGGATTGTGCCCGCTCCGTTTGCACTCTTTGGGACAAAGCCGGCCATTGACAGCCAGCTGCTGGCCAAGGCATTCAAGGTGGATGGGGAGGTCGTCACCAGCTTACTCTCCAACTTCGGCAATTAA